A genomic region of Metopolophium dirhodum isolate CAU chromosome 1, ASM1992520v1, whole genome shotgun sequence contains the following coding sequences:
- the LOC132936236 gene encoding uncharacterized protein LOC132936236 isoform X6, giving the protein MIWSMKSSDSGGEGGEEDSGGGGESTKAVKWRRHGRQVSTTSTTLGCGWMTQTMLFFFLITGTAAVLSNSTFKGEQQSDINARIGQSAFLPCELEPNNVTTGFEMTTQCGTVHSVKWYRGASRIFLYSGGPRTTQPHREGYTDRYDRSYWSTEPNSTLGFLVMDNITALDEGVYKCEITYTKVHEGCNIVQFINLTTYTDPESISVGTFAELGDLSAHNYIDPSSDFYDDKNSDPKFGIMKKLTSGAIVGPVDEGNKIRLVCRAGRARPIPQVTWWQHSRGPIYDTDLVDYQYRKVDSDMSDDVFSYSGLWVAQSILTVIGKRGANGRYECRVKTATDSSPILTSNVEVTVNVSPYSVEMSTSSSGAPVTKVSKVDDRYKPQNSEHDRNSGAVVYAETTEGQPLVIRCAARGARPQANVTWYYYYKDQENDDDNDYGSGIRNEQNVHAPPVQSSKHGAPVMLGNSQQNGGSTARSPSDYLISEQRRMEGGAEIIGPVEIAQHTEYQADGTRDTHSQLSMSQLHRQQDGSILRCDAFNNVGSSPNQPLTVNMTIRVKYVPTAWVVPITDGENSGAIVEDEIKNEIGQQRKGGVDSSNNANPIVTDASKDTYDGMHYQSILYTVVVNETKELRLNCAYHANPDKLRTPVKWYRDGIELQLIDEEEPSSSNHGSSASSYAAVTPATGTGTLSGSSNGANTRFNTNPMPKYARVKGLANGNGGIHGDGNGEDATVLVVRRLTRYDSGRYECRVRNSVGPANSTNFANVRVQYTPKVKLHVILDDSLDENQTSTTASSSINNNMVGSNPVVLESEHRNVTLRCAVQLEQDQQNIEDTNNDPSLNLTSVHWYWNGVQMQLPNCTRSPDSSDIFVDEDDGDNEFDTENNENENNAMNLNYDTSEPQREGEYDTYAVDNDTRRRNKKQRKVVCTDRELILVNVTKNIHGNYSCRAKNAAGLLTPMSDQTPLIVYFAPGPVTLEFSPRRVIKGRNVTLRCNAQFLGRPQHPTRYSWFRDGHPFYHQNQGLINPNINSGTGINLGTNGNTGGGNFNPDWFVDHVSLETRANFTCSAYNEGGVTYSEPVYIEVFAPPNYITGPPQYLGVAYNATHVNASCTVECYPHCSVNWLRRGVLIDPMNNPMDKERYSILTEYLPAERLKNDFEAVRSTLIWRMDNWPGGRGLDPITDSTEYSCRSSGNEVGPPVSESIMNFSVEYPPGNMTVSKTVVHVSEGNIPEKVFCHAEGRPQPTFEWRYIASTNNWNVPGNSSQSTQSSSQQRLSSITNAGNSGVGGGSGSGGGQINNQQLVLNSAVGRQQAGYYACVARNTHGNETAYTYLDVMYKPSCQLRMITVDQFKQESSASLTDQSSELEEFLSSSSGEKRILVCTATANPGQVQYTWTIRNSGRQNDTSTSLTSDSPATERIITVSIGSSGNSGSNEVDNIGSYNRSILILQDRLEVTNNEDDEGRGSDNIPNNGASEGVRTYVCTVYNTVGSDQCSIQVQAVRESDAPWWKQLLATIGLGGLPVMVVLVALVVILLLIVIIVIVILLLFVCKNRYIKPGNGVSGGRQKYSRGGAGQQQDNDSNLGATGDSKAAFYENLPFHGMRPPPNQLTGVGIGARSLDEFYRMQIQQQHQLLYHRVTADDAAEAALTAGYSTVGGGVVHHRQQQQQQHQQQQQSIEMTQFEVTGSSREDAYQKSLKHQQKNAIGRYNDDNDNDRGDGVGGDADKIKSITTGGTMGRRRRGSQQVLDSVGGGPLSDHYYSGGIGGSSQHLQQYHHHHQQQQQHGNRRRSNAVSIGADGPPVQSAATNNYNTVAANSSYNTVSGVGYYAADVYASMGTRQQQSKRQLQQQQQQRPYCGVGTASAGNVSDEQSLTAKRSWRRQQNRRRRAGVGGGVVAVEPDDDAEQPQPVDASDYAADAEADDPPSPTPPQPLSDRYRNVTATNELDHHHRPRQKNDVRNNPPGGGPTAAATPAAAVQQQANGGGANKNLVKFHDVGREIDV; this is encoded by the exons ATCGTATTGGAGTACGGAACCAAATTCAACTTTGGGATTTTTGGTAATGGACAATATAACAGCACTCGACGAGGGTGTATATAAATGTGAGATCACGTATACTAAAGTACACGAAGGTTGCAACATCGTACAGTTTATAAACCTAACAACTTACA CTGACCCTGAATCAATCAGTGTTGGTACATTTGCTGAACTCGGTGATCTTTCAGCGCATAACTACATCGATCCTTCATCAGATTTTTACGATGACAAAAATAGTGATCCAAAATTtggtattatgaaaaaattaacatcTGGAGCAATCGTGGGTCCAGTGGACGAAGGAAATAAAATACGTCTAGTATGTCGTGCAGGCCGTGCCAGGCCTATACCTCAAGTCACTTGGTGGCAACATAGTCGTGGTCCAATTTATGATACTgatttag TTGATTATCAATACCGCAAAGTGGATTCCGATATGTCCGATGACGTTTTCTCGTACTCAGGATTATGGGTTGCACAAAGCATTCTTACCGTTATCGGGAAGAGAGGGGCAAACGGTAGATATGAATGTCGTGTGAAAACGGCGACTGATTCGTCACCAATTCTAACATCCAATGTCGAAGTAACTGTAAACG TAAGTCCATACTCAGTTGAAATGTCCACGTCATCATCAGGTGCCCCAGTAACTAAGGTTTCTAAAGTCGACGATCGTTATAAGCCTCAAAATAGTGAACATGATAGAAATTCCGGAGCAGTGGTTTACGCCGAAACTACAGAAGGCCAACCGTTAGTAATTCGGTGCGCGGCCCGTGGAGCCCGTCCTCAAGCGAACGTgacatggtattattattataaggatCAAGAAAATGACGACGACAATGATTACGGAAGTGGAATAAGAAATGAACAAAATGTTCATGCACCTCCCGTTCAATCGTCGAAGCACGGTGCACCCGTTATGTTAGGCAACAGTCAGCAAAACGGGGGTTCTACAGCTAGGTCTCCCAGCGATTATTTGATTTCTGAACAGCGACGTATGGAAGGTGGAGCAGAAATTATAGGCCCCGTAGAAATAGCACAACATACTGAATATCAA GCTGATGGCACCCGTGATACCCACAGCCAATTATCAATGTCACAACTTCATCGCCAACAAGACGGTTCTATACTGCGGTGTGACGCATTCAACAATGTCGGTTCATCGCCGAATCAACCCCTCACTGTAAACATGACAATCCGAGTAAAAT atgtACCAACTGCCTGGGTAGTGCCAATTACTGACGGAGAAAATTCTGGTGCAATTGTAGaggatgaaataaaaaatgaaataggtCAACAGCGTAAGGGAGGAGTCGATAGTAGCAATAATGCCAACCCAATTGTAACTGACGCTTCTAAAGATACATACGATGGCATGCATTatcaatcaattttatatacTGTGGTGGTAAACGAAACTAAAGAATTGAGGCTAAATTGTGCATATCACGCCAATCCAGATAAACTCCGAACACCTGTCAAatg gtatcgaGATGGCATTGAGTTACAGCTAATTGACGAAGAAGAACCTTCTTCATCAAATCACGGATCATCAGCATCGTCTTATGCAGCAGTAACACCTGCTACTGGTACTGGTACGCTATCAGGATCGTCAAACGGTGCTAATACTAGATTTAACACGAATCCTATGCCAAAATATGCGCGAGTTAAAGGATTGGCAAATGGAAATGGAGGCATTCATGGAGATGGCAATGGTGAAGACGCAACGGTGTTAGTGGTTAGGAGATTAACACGTTATGACTCGGGCCGTTATGAATGCCGGGTAAGAAATTCAGTCGGGCCAGCCAATTCTACAAATTTTGCAAACGTTCGTGTTCAGT ATACGCCTAAGGTAAAATTGCACGTTATCCTAGACGATTCACTCGACGAAAATCAAACTTCGACAACAGCGAGTAGCAGTATCAACAATAATATGGTTGGATCAAATCCAGTTGTATTAGAATCGGAACATCGCAACGTTACACTTCGATGTGCCGTACAATTAGAACAGGATCAGCAAAATATCGAAGACACCAACAACGACCCGTCTTTGAACTTAACATCTGTTCATTGGTATTGGAATGGCGTACAAATGCAATTGCCCAACTGCACTAGATCACCGGATAGTAGTGATATTTTTGTAGATGAAGATGACGGAGACAACGAATTTGATACTGAAAATAATGAGAATGAAAATAATGCCATGAATTTGAACTATGACACCAGTGAACCACAAAGAGAAGGAGAATACGACACATATGCTGTTGATAATGACACAAGAAGACGCAATAAAAAGCAAAGAAAAGTGGTGTGCACCGATAGAGAACTTATTTTAGTTaacgtgacaaaaaatatacacGGAAATTATTCATGCCGAGCAAAAAACGCCGCTGGTCTCCTTACTCCGATGTCTGATCAGACACCTCTCATCGTATATT ttgCTCCGGGACCGGTGACATTAGAGTTCAGTCCACGACGAGTCATAAAAGGAAGGAACGTTACCTTGCGATGCAATGCTCAATTTCTTGGTCGGCCACAACATCCTACTCGTTACTCATGGTTTCGCGATGGACATCCATTTTACCATCAAAACCAAGGACTAATAAATCCTAACATAAATTCTGGAACTGGAATTAATCTTGGCACCAACGGAAATACTGGCGGAGGGAATTTCAACCCTGATTGGTTCGTCGATCATGTCTCATTGGAAACCCGCGCTAATTTCACCTGTTCTGCTTACAACGAAGGTGGGGTCACATATTCCGAGCCTGTATATATCGAGGTTTTTG CTCCGCCAAATTACATTACTGGACCTCCGCAATACTTAGGAGTAGCTTATAATGCAACACATGTGAATGCATCGTGCACAGTTGAATGTTATCCTCATTGCTCCGTGAACTGGTTACGCCGTGGTGTCCTCATCGATCCAATGAATAACCCAATGGACAAAGAAAG ATATTCAATACTGACGGAATATTTGCCCGCCGAACGGTTGAAAAACGATTTCGAAGCGGTGCGTAGCACGTTGATATGGCGTATGGACAACTGGCCAGGCGGTCGCGGTTTGGATCCTATAACAGACTCGACAGAATACAGTTGTCGGAGCAGTGGTAATGAAGTGGGACCGCCAGTGTCAGAATCTATAATGAATTTCTCTGTTGAAT ATCCTCCTGGAAACATGACCGTCTCCAAAACGGTCGTGCACGTCAGTGAAGGTAACATACCGGAAAAAGTGTTTTGCCACGCCGAAGGTCGCCCCCAGCCCACTTTCGAGTGGCGTTACATTGCCAGCACGAACAACTGGAACGTGCCAGGAAACTCGTCTCAGTCGACCCAATCGTCTTCCCAGCAAAGGCTGTCGTCGATCACCAACGCTGGGAACAGTGGTGTCGGTGGAGGCTCTGGAAGCGGTGGTGGCCAAATTAACAACCAACAGTTGGTTTTAAACTCAGCTGTGGGTAGACAACAAGCTGGTTATTACGCCTGCGTAGCTCGCAACACACACGGAAACGAAACTGCGTACACTTATCTGGACGTCATGT ATAAGCCTAGCTGTCAACTTAGGATGATAACCGTTGACCAATTTAAACAAGAGTCATCAGCTAGTTTGACTGATCAATCTTCCGAATTAGAGGAATTTTTGTCTTCATCTTCTGGTGAAAAGAGAATACTGGTGTGTACTGCAACTGCAAATCCAGGCCAAGTACAGTACACGTGGACCATAAGAAACTCGGGTCGCCAGAACGATACGTCAACATCTTTGACATCTGACTCTCCTGCAACTGAGAGGATCATCACTGTATCAATTGGATCATCGGGCAATAGTGGATCGAATGAAGTGGATAATATCGGAAGTTATAACCGGAGCATACTAATATTACAAGATAGACTGGAAGTGACTAACAATGAAGATGATGAAGGAAGAGGTAGCGACAATATACCTAACAATGGAGCATCAGAAGGCGTCAGGACATATGTGTGTACTGTATACAACACTGTAGGATCGGACCAGTGTAGCATTCAAGTTCAAG cTGTCAGGGAAA GTGACGCTCCGTGGTGGAAACAGTTGTTGGCGACTATAGGTTTGGGTGGGTTGCCAGTGATGGTCGTTTTAGTGGCCTTGGTTGTGATTTTGCTACTTATTGTCATCATCGTCATTGTTATCCTGTTGCTGTTCGTTTGTAAGAACCGTTACATTAAACCAGGCAACGGAGTGTCGGGAGGACGTCAGAAAT ATTCGCGAGGTGGAGCCGGTCAGCAGCAGGACAACGATTCCAATTTGGGGGCGACGGGTGACTCGAAAGCCGCGTTCTACGAGAACTTGCCGTTCCACGGAATGCGGCCGCCGCCCAATCAG CTAACAGGAGTCGGGATAGGAGCTCGAAGCTTGGACGAGTTTTACCGTATGCAAATACAGCAACAACATCAACTGTTGTACCACCGGGTGACTGCGGACGACGCGGCTGAGGCAGCGCTCACCGCTGGATACTCAACtgtcggcggcggcgtcgtTCACCATCGtcagcaacaacaacagcagcaccaacaacaacaacagtctATTGAAATGACCCAATTCGAGGTGACCGGCTCCAGTCGAGAAGACGCGTACCAAAAATCTTTGAAACACCAACAGAAAAATGCGATTGGCCGGTACAacgacgacaacgacaacgACCGCGGTGACGGGGTTGGCGGCGACGCCGACAAGATCAAATCGATTACCACCGGCGGGACAATGGGAAGACGTCGCCGTGGGAGCCAGCAAGTCTTGGACAGCGTCGGTGGAGGTCCGTTGTCCGATCATTATTACAGCGGCGGAATCGGTGGCAGCAGTCAACACCTGCAACAATACCACCACCATCaccagcaacagcaacagcatgGCAACCGGAGGCGTAGCAACGCCGTATCCATCGGCGCCGACGGACCACCTGTACAGTCAGCCGCCACCAACAATTACAACACCGTGGCCGCCAATAGCAGTTACAACACCGTGTCAGGCGTTGGCTACTACGCCGCAGACGTATACGCTAGCATGGGCACGCGACAGCAACAGTCCAAACGGCAattgcagcagcagcagcagcaacggCCGTACTGCGGGGTCGGCACCGCGTCCGCTGGCAACGTTTCCGACGAACAGTCGCTGACAGCCAAGCGTTCTTGGCGCCGACAGCAGAATCGCCGTCGCCGGGCTGGCGTTGGTGGGGGCGTGGTGGCCGTCGAGCCAGACGACGACGCGGAACAGCCGCAGCCCGTGGACGCGTCTGACTACGCGGCGGACGCCGAAGCAGACGACCCGCCATCACCGACGCCGCCGCAGCCGCTTTCGGACAGATATCGAAACGTCACGGCGACCAACGAGTTGGATCACCATCACCGACCCCGGCAGAAAAACGACGTGCGCAACAACCCGCCGGGCGGTGGACCGACTGCGGCCGCAACGCCGGCGGCCGCGGTGCAGCAGCAAGCGAACGGCGGTGGTGCCAACAAAAACCTGGTTAAGTTCCACGATGTGGGCCGCGAAATCGACGTGTAG